In the Perca flavescens isolate YP-PL-M2 chromosome 10, PFLA_1.0, whole genome shotgun sequence genome, AAATCCCTTTGTAACAACTGAATAAATGTTCTCCTTATAGGAGGGCTTTAATTCAAAAGGCACGTCTGAGGTTATGCTCGATATTATTTTTCCATTGATACCAGAGTCTTTATCTGTCACACTAAGTAGTGAAATAACTGTGCCAGGTTTTGAGTCTTCAGACACTGTATTTGACAGTGATGTCACTTCTATTTCCGGTGGATTATCATTAACGTCCTTTATCTTTATAATAACTCTACACTCACCTGTCAGTGGAGGTGTTCCTTTATCGGATGCCTCAATGTTAAGTTCATTTACGTCGTTTTCTTCATAGTCCACTACTCCATTAACTCTAATTTCTCCAGTTAATTTATCCAAATCAAAAATATCATACACTTTTCGCATCAATGTTTTTCCGAGACTGTACTCAATTTCCCCATTATTGTCTTCATCGAGATCCGTTGCATTCATTTGAAATATTGAAGTGCCTATTAAAAGGTtttcttgtatttcaatttgatAAATCTCCTGACTAAATATCGGACGGTTATCATTACTGTCAAGAACAATAATGGAAACATTTAGTGTCCCTGATCTTGGAGGTTTGCCTCCATCAACTGCTGTAACcagtagtgtgtgtttgtcctttTGTTCTCTATCTAACGATTTCTTCAGCACTAAAAACGGTATCTTACCCGCATCGCTTTGACGGATATCTACTTCAAAATGTTCATTAGACGTCAAAGTGTATGTACGAATAGAGTTAATTCCAGCATCGGGATCACGAGCAGTGTGCAGTTGAAATCGCCTTCCTGGCAGTGTGTGTTCAGCTATTTCAAATCGTTGTTCTCTTTCAGGGAAACTAGGAGAGTGATCATTTACATCAGTGATTTCTACAATTACATAGTGTATTTCCAACGGGGTCTCAACAAGGATTTTAAGCTCCATTAGACATGtaccgctgccctgacagagctcctcTCTGTCAATATGCTGGTGGACGTACAGAGCCCCATTATTCTGGTTTACTTCAAAGATAGCGTCCTTACTTCCAGACACAACACGGAACCGTCGAGCAATCAAAGAGGTGATTTCAAGGCCAAGATCCTTCGCAACATTTCCAACAACAGTTCCCTCTTGTACCTCCTCTGGAATAGAGTATCTTATCTGAGCCAAAGCCTGTTTTCCGAACAGCAGCAGTAGAGCCAAATAAAAAGCAAACCAGGAGCAGTCCTTTGTCCGAGTTTTTGTATCGGTCCCCATCGTTATCCAACAACACATATGCAGACAGGATCCGGTTACTTCGACAAACAGTTATTTATGTCCAACACGCTGAATATCGCATATTTGCAAAAATATTAAGCGTGACTTCGTCGGCTGGTGTGCTTGATTCAAACACCTTACTTGCTCTATTCAGCAGGAAACAAAAGCATTGAAAGGGGAGGGACAAAGTCGTCTCTGGTTTCCCGATGTAGCCTAATAGTGACACCCAGAGGTAATTTCTAAGAACAAATTTTACTACATATTACATACCACATATGCAAAGTTTGAAGTGATGCATTCTTTTAGATGACATGCACATACTAGGAGCTTATTCATTCACATTAAAACATAATATTTATTGTGTTTCTTTAACATTGCAATAACGTTTGGCATGTCCTTacgtttcagcaccatggacagcaaaCCAGTAGTCGCCCAGCCTTTCCCTCTAATATCAAAAGCCATGCATACTGCCAAACAACTCAACAGAAACACTGCAACATATTGAAACGTTTTGTTAGAAAACTCACGTCTCACATATTCCCAAATGCAAACTACTCTTTTTGGAACGAAAACAGGAACATGCCAATATCAACACCATGGACAGCTGCCGTAATCATGGGAAAGACTGCCCTCTTTACAAAGAATTAGCTATTTTATGTATTTCGCATTGATTAGTATCCATCATGGTTTTGAGTGCGTATGTGCCTGAACAAAAGCCAAAAACACTGAGAGCAGAGATCACAGACTGACTGTTATGGACGATGCTGTCTTCCCACATCAAATATTTGGCTACATTAACTTGCAGTTTTACATCCATTTCTATGTTAACAAGCGCTTTGTATGATGAACAATGAAGTAAAGATAATATTAACTCAAATAAACCTATTAGAAACCGTacaaaaaagcaacacacaCGTGTTCACATTTGGCGTCTTTGTTTAAGCTGCTACATTATTATCATATGGAGTAAACCATGTTTTCAAGAAAGTCGTGAGCGCTTTTTGAAACGCCACCGCCGactttttttctgcagctcaGGGCGTCTTtatgatgttgaaaaaagttcaacttttaaaaaaaaaaagaaaagaaacgccCTACGTCAAGCGCGTTTTGACAGCCGACCGATGACAAGCGGAGCAGCCAGACCTTTCGTTTCCATAACAACAATGAAAAATGGAGTCGGAGCACAGCCAGTTATATGATATGACCGGGTAGTCCCTGTACAGGGAACTCGCTTTCTTCAATGTACCGGTACcgctctttctcttctctctctctctctctctctctctctctctctctctctctctctctctctctctctttctcaccgcttttttttttatctaacttTAGCACATGGCGCTCTAGGATACAGTAGCTGTTCTTatgcaacccggtctcacggcagttcgtgtaaatgtccacgttattcttaatctattgattcttgttcacggagacgtttttctcgtttttttacgtgtaaatgtcacattattttttacgtgtaaatgtcacattattttctcggggaaaggacgccgggaggcggccgaaaaggtcgctccataagccgggtaaaagtcctgtgttgtttgacccatccaccaccccgacacacctccctacgcggattttcggctttttatattactccctacaatttcgtgctgtggccacaaaatatgcttcccattgaaatacattactttacattttcgtgttgtccaccatgtaaaaaccgacaaaaacgtctccgtgaacacgaatcaatagattcaaataacgtcacatttacacgaacttccatgagaccgggctgtcttatagcaacaaaagacgCTCTCGGGTGCATATTGGAACCAAAACGCTgccagcttttttttattttatttttttaactacaaCAGCTCCCTAGTCAACTTTATCTTGTCAAAAAGACACCAAGTATGAACATAGCCTTAAGACATTTTTGGGTTTGTTGCGAGTTATGTTTTGTACTTTCTCTGTGGCAAAGGCTTTAGAGGCACGATAAAAATCTAACTTTTAGTAAAGCACAAACTAATAATCGTATGCTTTAAAACATTGTAtaaaactttgtttttaaagtcTTACCTCTCCAGATGTCCTTCTCCTGTCAGGGAGCACTAGTGTGTTTGCATGGCTGCCCGGGACTATAGTAGATCCTATACTCATTCTGGGTCCTACTAGCATGTACCGTTTGTCTCCAGATCTGTACTGGATGCTGTGACACAGTGTCCCATCATAATTAGTCTCTTgcagatatttagaagtatagTCTGTGGTTTTGGAGCACTGCATTGCAATCAGCACGATGATACTGATGAGAAAAAGTGTTGAAACTGAGCCCAAAGTTATCATCAGGTAAAAAGTCACATTATTCTCCTCCTCATCGTTTGTTGCACTTTTAACATCAGAAGCAGCAAAAGCCTCTTTGGGCTCCACAACTTTGACAAGCACAGTAGCTGTTGCTGAGAGTGAAACGTTCCCATTGTCTTTCACCAGTATGACCAGTTTATGCTCAGCCTCGTCTGTCTCTGTGAATGAGCGAAGTGTTCTGATCTGTCCTGTATAGCGGTCCAAACCAAAGAGACTGTGGTCAGTAAcgtcctgcagtgaaaacagTAACCAGCCGTTATATCCTATATCAGCGTCATAGGCTCTGACTTTAGTCACCAAGTGTCCTGCGTTCACATTGCGGGGAATCTCCTCCACACCTTCAGCAGAACCGTTAGAGCTGACTGGATACAGGATGACTGGAGCGTTGTCGTTCTGATCCAGAATGAACACGTTCACTGTGACGTTGCTGCTTAGTGACGGAGTTCCAGAATCTGTGGCAACAACTTGGAACTGGAACGTTTTCAGTGTTTCAAAGTCAAAACTCTTTAGTGCTGAAATGTGTCCATTATCAGAATGTATATTGAGAAAAGacattatgtcattttgactccctcctctctctatATGATATGAAATAGCTGCATTGTCATTCAAATCATTGTCCGTTGCGCTTACAGAGAATATCGACCCTCCAGCAACGTTATTTTCTACCAGATAAAACTGTAATGGATTTCGGTCGAAATGTGGACTGTTGTCATTTACGTCTGATATCTGAATACTGAGGGTCTTGAAAGTAGATAAGGGAGGTTCACCACAATCGGTGgcttttattgttatttcatAATGTGACACCTCCTCTCGATCCAAAAATCCCTTCGTGACAACTGAATAAATGTTCTCCTTATAGGAGGGCTTTAACTCAAATGGCACGTCGGAGGTTATGATCGACATAATTTTTCCATTGACATCAGAGTCTTTATCCTTGAAACTGATAAGAGAAATCATTGTGCCAGGTTTTGAGTCTTCAGACACTGTATTTGACAGTGATGTCACTTCTATTTCCGGTGGATTATCATTAACGTCCTTTATCTTTATAATAACTCTACACTCACCTGTCAGTGGAGGTGTTCCTTTATCGGATGTCTCAACATCCAGTTTATAAACGTCGTTTTCTTCATAGTCCACTGCTCCTTTAACTCTAATCTCTCCGGTTAATTTGTCCAATTCAAAAATGTCATAGACTTTTTTCTTCAGAGTATTTCCGAGGCTGTACTCAATTTCGCTATTGGTGCCTTCATCGGGATCTGTCGCATTCATTTGAAATATTGAAGTACCGACTGGAACATtttcttgtatttcaatttgatAAATCTCCTGACTAAATATCGGACGGTTATCATTACTGTCAAGAACAATAATGGAAACATTTAGTGTCCCTGATCTTGGAGGTTTGCCTCCATCAACTGCTGTAACcagtagtgtgtgtttgtcctttTGTTCTCTGTCTAACGATTTCTTCAGCACTAAAAACGGTATTTTATCCTCATCGCTTTGACGGATTTCTACTTCAAAATGTTCATTGACCGTCAAAGTGTATGTACGAATAGAGTTAATTCCAGCATCGGGGTCACGAGCAGTGTGCAGTTGAAATCGCCTTCCTGGTAGTGTGTGCTCAGCTATTTCAAATCTTTGTTCGTTCTCTGGAAAGCTAGGAGAGTGATCATTTACATCAGTAATTTCTACAATTACGTAGTGTATTTCCAACGGGTTTTCGACTATCACTTTTAGCTCCATTACGCAGGcaccgctgccctgacagagctcctcTCTGTCGATTTTCTTATGGACATACAGAGCCCCATTGTTCTGGTTTACCTCAAAAAATGCATCCTTAGATTCAGAAACAACGCGGAATCGTCGGCCAAACAAAGAGGTGATATCAAGGCCAAGATCCTTCGCAACATTTCCAACAGCAGTTCCATCGTTTACCTCCTCTGGAATAGAGTATCTTATTTCTGCCAAAGCCCGTATTCCGACGAACAACACTAGAGCCAAATGAAAAGCAATCCATGAGCAGAACCTTCTTCTAGTGTGTCTTTCGATCGCCATTGTTTTCCAACAACACATTAATACACAAAAATCCGTAACGGCAATAAAAGTCTATATCAAACCCACTGCGTGCATATTTACATATAGCACAGTACAATTCGGTCGAGTGGCGAGCTCtattcaaatctttttttc is a window encoding:
- the LOC114562409 gene encoding protocadherin alpha-8-like, whose product is MAIERHTRRRFCSWIAFHLALVLFVGIRALAEIRYSIPEEVNDGTAVGNVAKDLGLDITSLFGRRFRVVSESKDAFFEVNQNNGALYVHKKIDREELCQGSGACVMELKVIVENPLEIHYVIVEITDVNDHSPSFPENEQRFEIAEHTLPGRRFQLHTARDPDAGINSIRTYTLTVNEHFEVEIRQSDEDKIPFLVLKKSLDREQKDKHTLLVTAVDGGKPPRSGTLNVSIIVLDSNDNRPIFSQEIYQIEIQENVPVGTSIFQMNATDPDEGTNSEIEYSLGNTLKKKVYDIFELDKLTGEIRVKGAVDYEENDVYKLDVETSDKGTPPLTGECRVIIKIKDVNDNPPEIEVTSLSNTVSEDSKPGTMISLISFKDKDSDVNGKIMSIITSDVPFELKPSYKENIYSVVTKGFLDREEVSHYEITIKATDCGEPPLSTFKTLSIQISDVNDNSPHFDRNPLQFYLVENNVAGGSIFSVSATDNDLNDNAAISYHIERGGSQNDIMSFLNIHSDNGHISALKSFDFETLKTFQFQVVATDSGTPSLSSNVTVNVFILDQNDNAPVILYPVSSNGSAEGVEEIPRNVNAGHLVTKVRAYDADIGYNGWLLFSLQDVTDHSLFGLDRYTGQIRTLRSFTETDEAEHKLVILVKDNGNVSLSATATVLVKVVEPKEAFAASDVKSATNDEEENNVTFYLMITLGSVSTLFLISIIVLIAMQCSKTTDYTSKYLQETNYDGTLCHSIQYRSGDKRYMLVGPRMSIGSTIVPGSHANTLVLPDRRRTSGEVRL
- the LOC114562408 gene encoding protocadherin alpha-8-like, producing the protein MGTDTKTRTKDCSWFAFYLALLLLFGKQALAQIRYSIPEEVQEGTVVGNVAKDLGLEITSLIARRFRVVSGSKDAIFEVNQNNGALYVHQHIDREELCQGSGTCLMELKILVETPLEIHYVIVEITDVNDHSPSFPEREQRFEIAEHTLPGRRFQLHTARDPDAGINSIRTYTLTSNEHFEVDIRQSDAGKIPFLVLKKSLDREQKDKHTLLVTAVDGGKPPRSGTLNVSIIVLDSNDNRPIFSQEIYQIEIQENLLIGTSIFQMNATDLDEDNNGEIEYSLGKTLMRKVYDIFDLDKLTGEIRVNGVVDYEENDVNELNIEASDKGTPPLTGECRVIIKIKDVNDNPPEIEVTSLSNTVSEDSKPGTVISLLSVTDKDSGINGKIISSITSDVPFELKPSYKENIYSVVTKGFLDREEVSHYEITIKATDCGEPPLSTFKTLSIQISDVNDNSPHFDQNPLQFYLVENNVARNFIFSVSATDNDLNDNAAISYHIVRGGHQNDMSFLNVNSDNGHISALKSFDFETLKTFQFQVVATDSGTPSLSSNVTVNVFILDQNDNAPVILYPVSSNGSAEGVEEIPRNVNAGHLVTKVRAYDADIGYNGWLLFSLQDVTDHSLFGLDRYTGQIRTLRSFTETDEAEHKLVILVKDNGNVSLSATATVLVKVVEPKEAFAASDVKSATNDEEENNVTFYLMITLGSVSTLFLISIIVLIAMQCSKTTDYTSKYLQETNYDGTLCHSIQYRSGDKRYMLVGPRMSIGSTIVPGSHANTLVLPDRRGTSGEVNIF